From Thermothelomyces thermophilus ATCC 42464 chromosome 6, complete sequence, the proteins below share one genomic window:
- a CDS encoding carbohydrate esterase family 3 protein (CAZy_ID 268081), protein MFGLTLNTLIMALASPLAVQGVPIDTTGIAARASAPLGNGVPLRIMPLGASITFGLKSSDGNGYRAALRDMIVNPPADSYGGGGGGAGQGAARRDEMFKSVRGKSTARVSSGPNKVNMVGSRKAGTMVDNDVEGWSGYRIEQVHDKAMAAESAPKYKPNVVLVNAGTNDAAQNFQVATAGERMEAMLRDLWAVSPRAVVVLSTLLVNQDEATERNVVAINKQLRALVARLRDEEKKKIVLAEMHGRRGPRLADLADGTHPTDEGYRKMANIWYASLRVASDRGWLQAPEPVPGVPDDGAA, encoded by the exons ATGTTCGGCCTAACACTCAACACCTTGATCATGG CGCTGGCCTCGCCTCTCGCCGTCCAAGGCGTTCCCATTGACACCACCGGCATCGCGGCGCGTGCGTCCGCCCCGCTGGGCAACGGCGTGCCCCTGCGCATCATGCCACTGGGCGCGTCCATCACGTTCGGCCTCAAGTCGAGCGACGGCAACGGGTACCGGGCCGCGCTCCGGGACATGATCGTCAACCCGCCCGCGGACAgctacggcggcggcggcggcggcgccgggcaGGGGGCGGCGCGCAGGGACGAAATGTTCAAGAGCGTGCGCGGCAAGAGCACCGCCCGCGTCTCGTCCGGCCCGAACAAGGTCAACATGGTCGGATCCCGGAAGGCCGGCACCATGGTCGACAACGACGTCGAGGGCTGGTCAGGCTACCGCATCGAGCAGGTCCACGACAAGGCCATGGCGGCCGAGTCGGCGCCCAAGTACAAGCCCAACGTGGTGCTCGTCAACGCGGGCACCAACGACGCCGCGCAGAACTTCCAGGTCGCCACCGCGGGCGAGCGCATGGAGGCCATGCTCCGGGACCTCTGGGCCGTCTCGCcgcgcgccgtcgtcgtgcTGAGCACCCTGCTCGTCAACCAGGACGAGGCGACGGAGCGCAACGTGGTCGCCATCAACAAGCAGCTGCGCGCCCTCGTCGCCCGCCTGAGGgacgaggagaagaagaagatcgtcctcgccgagatgcacggccgccgcggcccgcGCCTCGCCGACCTCGCCGACGGCACCCACCCCACCGACGAGGGCTACCGCAAGATGGCTAACATATGGTACGCCAGCCTGCGCGTCGCCAGCGACCGGGGCTGGTTGCAAGCCCCAGAGCCGGTCCCGGGCGTGCCCGACGACGGAGCGGCGTAA